In one Agrobacterium tumefaciens genomic region, the following are encoded:
- the rpoH gene encoding RNA polymerase sigma factor RpoH — MARNSLPTITAGEAGLNRYLDEIRKFPMLEPQEEYMLGKRYAEHGDRDAAHRLVTSHLRLVAKIAMGYRGYGLPIGEVVSEGNVGLMQAVKKFDPERGFRLATYAMWWIKASIQEYILRSWSLVKMGTTANQKRLFFNLRRLKGRIQAIDDGDLKPEHVKEIATKLQVSEEEVISMNRRLHGDASLNAPIKASEGESGQWQDWLVDDHDSQEAVLIEQDELETRRRMLAKAMGVLNDRERRIFEARRLAEDPVTLEELSSEFDISRERVRQIEVRAFEKVQEAVQKEALEAARALRVVDA; from the coding sequence TTCCGATGCTGGAGCCGCAGGAAGAATACATGCTTGGCAAGCGTTACGCCGAGCATGGTGACCGCGACGCCGCCCACAGGCTTGTTACCAGCCATCTTCGTCTCGTCGCCAAGATCGCCATGGGTTACCGCGGTTACGGCCTGCCGATCGGCGAAGTCGTGTCCGAAGGCAATGTCGGCCTGATGCAGGCGGTGAAGAAGTTCGACCCAGAACGCGGTTTCCGTCTGGCCACCTACGCCATGTGGTGGATCAAGGCCTCGATCCAGGAATATATCCTGCGCTCCTGGTCGCTGGTGAAGATGGGTACCACCGCCAACCAGAAACGCCTGTTCTTCAACCTGCGCCGGCTGAAAGGCCGTATCCAGGCAATCGACGATGGCGATCTGAAGCCGGAACACGTCAAGGAAATCGCCACCAAGCTGCAGGTGTCGGAAGAAGAAGTCATCTCGATGAACCGCCGCCTGCATGGCGACGCCTCGCTGAATGCGCCGATCAAGGCATCCGAAGGCGAATCCGGCCAGTGGCAGGATTGGCTGGTGGACGACCATGACAGCCAGGAAGCCGTGCTGATCGAGCAGGACGAGCTGGAAACCCGCCGCCGCATGCTGGCGAAAGCCATGGGCGTGCTGAACGACCGTGAACGCCGCATCTTCGAGGCCCGCCGCCTCGCGGAAGACCCGGTAACGCTGGAAGAACTCTCATCCGAGTTCGACATCAGCCGCGAACGCGTGCGCCAGATCGAGGTTCGCGCCTTCGAAAAGGTGCAGGAAGCGGTGCAGAAGGAAGCGTTGGAAGCTGCGCGCGCATTGCGCGTGGTGGATGCGTAA